A genomic window from Lycium barbarum isolate Lr01 chromosome 4, ASM1917538v2, whole genome shotgun sequence includes:
- the LOC132637416 gene encoding uncharacterized protein LOC132637416 — MPAKRKYTKKTAATSQEAFIEADQTTDSQAREMRTKAQDSDLLAQGNPPRDMPPAAHPQAPAQTPRSSETDVGGAIQLLTQLVAAQAHGQGSSGFNSRTQEFLRMKPKEFTGTNPDADPQNFIDELQKIFRVMQATNREAVDFGTFQLKDVAHLWYESWEISRGEDASHATWEEFETAFIDHFLPKKPREAKAWEFEHLRQDSVSVTDYYVKFSSLARYAPHMVKDIRARVRRFVLGLSLELYGPAKIAAQNKDMTITKMLTFVKESGDDLKIAEERHKEQDREFAKRAKSTSHFSQGGDGRLFQKGKSAGPAHSAASALVSEFRNDQKNKNSGATGSQSQSSMGNKGFQHPVYSKCNKRHPGVCRLGMNGCFGCGQPGNFLRDCPSVKQGSVAQSTSLAAPRASQAQSGRGAAKSGNTGHMYALAGRQDTEARANVVTGILSVINFSVFSLIDPDSTLSFVTPFIAKKFGVEPKKLHEPYEVSTLVGELVLARCIYRGCPIRIYHHLTTTDLAKLEMVNFDVIMGMDWLASCYATVDCRAKTIQFRFPNELVLEWSGDSVTTRGRFISYLRAKKMISKGYIKHLIRVRDADAQILTLQSVLVVSEFLEVFPDDLPGFPPDREIDFGIDLFPGTKPISIPLYRMAPAELKVQLKDS; from the coding sequence ATGCCTGCAAAGAGAAAGTACACCAAAAAGACTGCAGCTACTAGTCAGGAGGCTTTCATCGAAGCCGATCAAACTACAGATTCGCAAGCTCGAGAGATGCGCACGAAGGCTCAGGATTCAGACCTCCTAGCTCAGGGGAACCCTCCAAGGGATATGCCCCCGGCTGCACATCCCCAGGCGCCAGCTCAAACTCCCCGCTCTTCTGAGACGGATGTTGGCGGAGCTATTCAGTTGCTCACTCAGTTGGTAGCTGCTCAAGCCCACGGTCAGGGGTCATCAGGGTTCAACTCTAGGACTCAGGAATTTTTGCGCATGAAGCCCAAAGAGTTCACAGGAACAAACCCAGATGcagaccctcagaattttatcgaTGAGTTGCAGAAGATTTTCAGGGTCATGCAAGCTACAAATAGGGAAGCAGTGGATTTTGGTACCTTCCAACTCAAGGATGTAGCTCACTtatggtatgagtcatgggagatATCCCGTGGTGAGGATGCTTCTCACGCTACTTGGGAGGAGTTCGAGACCGCCTTCATTGACCATTTTCTGCCAAAGAAACCTAGAGAGGCTAAAGCCTGGGAATTTGAGCATTTGAGACAGGATAGCGTGAGTGTGACCGACTATTATGTCAAGTTCTCATcactggccaggtatgctccTCACATGGTCAAAGACATAAGAGCCCGAGTCCGGCGGTTTGTGTTGGGACTCAGTCTAGAGCTTTACGGTCCTGCAAAGATAGCGGCCCAGAACAAAGACATGACCATCACTAAGATGTTGACTTTTGTGAAAGAGAGTGGAGATGATCTGAAAATAGCAGAAGAGAGACATAAAGAACAAGATAGAGAGTTCGCAAAACGAGCCAAGTCCACAAGCCATTTCAGTCAGGGAGGTGATGGCAGACTATTTCAGAAAGGTAAATCAGCAGGACCTGCCCATTCTGCAGCCAGTGCCCTAGTCTCGGAATTCAGGAATGATCAGAAGAACAAGAATTCTGGAGCAACAGGCTCCCAATCTCAGTCCAGCATGGGTAACAAGGGTTTTCAACACCCCGTCTATAGTAAGTGCAACAAAAGGCATCCGGGAGTGTGTCGTTTAGGTATGAATGGTTGCTTCGGATGTGGGCAGCCAGGGAACTTCTTGAGAGACTGCCCATCAGTGAAGCAGGGCAGTGTAGCACAGTCCACTAGTTTAGCGGCCCCTCGTGCTTCTCAGGCTCAGTCAGGGCGCGGTGCGGCTAAGTCTGGTAACACAGGCCacatgtatgctttagccggtcGTCAGGACACAGAGGCTCGAGCAAACGTAGTTACAGGTATTCTATCAGTCATCAATTTCAGTGTTTTTTCCCTTATAGACCCAGACTCTACTCTTTCTTTCGTAACCCCTTTCATTGCTAAAAAGTTTGGGGTAGAACCCAAAAAGTTGCATGAACCTTATGAAGTGTCCACTTTAGTTGGAGAATTAGTTTTAGCCAGATGCATCTATAGGGGTTGTCCAATCAGAATTTATCATCATCTCACCACAACAGATCTAGCAAAACTAGAAATGGTaaactttgatgtaatcatgggcatggattggttagcatcTTGTTATGCCACAGTAGATTGTAGAGCCAAAACAATTCAGTTCAGATTTCCTAATGAACTAGTCTTAGAGTGGAGTGGTGATTCAGTAACaaccaggggtagatttatttcctatcttagagCAAAAAAAATGATCTCCAAGGGGTATATTAAACACTTAATCcgagtcagggatgcagatgccCAGATTCTAACTCTCCAGTCAGTACTAGTTGTCAGTGAGTTTCTAGAGGTCTTTCCAGATGACCTACCCGGATTCCCTCCCGATAGGGAAATTGACTTTGGGATTGACCTGTTTCctggcactaagccgatatctattccgctgTATAGAATggccccagcagagttaaaagtcCAGTTAAAAGATTCTTGA